The nucleotide sequence TCAATAAAAGCAGGATGATGACTCAATAATACTTTCAAAGCCTCCTGTGGTATATCCTTTTGTGCTAAATTAAGCATATTACTTCTATTAAGCTTACTATTATCAAACGGATAATCTACACCCAATAAATATAACTTTTGATTAATTTGATAATTTTCATTACATAACACCGTAATTTCACTATCTTTAAAAGCCTGCTCAATCAGTTTGAAATTTCTAATGTGCTCATGATTTCCCCAAGAAATTACAATTTTATCAAAATACTGTTGGTATTGTTCTAATAAAGTTATTGTTGGGGTTAGCAAACTCAAATCATCAATTAAATCGCCTGTAATCACCAATAAATCAGCTTGCTCAGCTTGAATAAGTTTTAAACAAGCTTCTAGTTTTTCCATAGAGAAAAACAACCCTAAATGAATATCGCTAAGTTGAATAATTTTAAAATCACTCAATCCTTTTGCCTTAGCTTCAACTTCAAGTTTCAGTGTATTAATCTTTATATTTTCACTTTCATTATAAACCCCATATAAACTAACCCCTAATGAAAAAGTCGGAACAGCAATCGCTATTTTTTTTAATAAATTTCTTTTAGTATCATCAAAAGTATTATTACTGTTAATGCTTAGTATTTTTTCTATAAGCAATGCTAACGGACTAAGCAATAGTGCCATAAATTGCAGTGAGATATAGGTGAAAAATAATTTCCCTACCGCTAAACTAATATTATCAATTTCTCTAAACCGTAAAAAAAACAATCCACTTAGCACAAAAAAATTCAAACACCAATAAAACCCTATCACCAGTCTATTCTTATAAACATCACTAATTAACCCCAATAACTTAATTAAAACATAACTTATTAAAAGATATAACCCTATTACCAACACAAAAAAATTCATAATACTTCACCTTATTTTTATAAAAAAATAGGAACCAACGATCGTCGATTCCTCAAAATGCTTCTGTTATAATTTTATCTCTACCAAACACCAAAATAGCCTAACTATTGAATAAAAGTTAAATCAAACTTCACCTCTTAGATGCGCTGATTCTGCTTGTTTTTCACAGTAGTACCATCTTACTGAGTTACCAATGGAACAACGAACTGCATCGAGCTTTCCTTCTTGTGCAAGCTTCTTGAGACGACTTGCATCAAAACCACTAACTGATAAATAACTTGCTGAAATGTAGCCGCATCTTTTTAAATATCCTCGATAACTTACGCTATCACGACTGTCCATTTCGACCGTTTTTATTGCCATAGTGTCTCCCCCCTAAAAGTTGAGATTATAGCTTTGCATACTCGGTGTTTACACCTACATTATAATACAAAATATGTCTTTTGACTACTCTTTTTGCTCTTTAATTGTAAAAATAGGTCTTTTTGCTCCTGTTTTTAATGTTTTTTAAACAATTTTGTAACTTTTTGTAGTATATTTTACAGTAAGTTATTTTTTATTCTCGTTACTAGACTATCAACTTTATTTTTTATTATATTTCTGGTTTGGCGAAATTCTGCCAAGCCTTTTCCCGAAGGATCCTCTAGCCCCCAGTCTTCTCTGTAACTGCTTTTTATCATCGGACAAACAACATTACAGCCCATCGTAATGACAATATCAACTTCCGGGATATCTGACAATAATTTAGAGCTTTGATTAATTTCCATATCAATCCCCAACTCTTTCATTACCATAACTGCATCTTGATTAATTTGCGGTTTAGTTTCAGTACCGGCGGAGTAAGCTTCTAACACCTCCAGCCCAATAACCCTCGCCAAAGCTTCGGCCATTTGCGACCGACAAGAATTATGAACACAAATAAAGGCAACTTTTTTCATTATACTTCTCCTCAATTAAAATAATAAATTTAGCTAAGCTGATATTACAGCTCAATTCCTAACCGTCCTTGGACACCTTCAGCATAATAATGTTTAGCTTCCTGCATATCAGTTACCAAGTCAGCACAAGCCAATAAGCGTTGATCCGCCTTTCGACCAGTCAATACCAATTCCACTTCCGGTTTGCGTGCATCTAAAATCGCTTTTAATGCTTCCCATTTTGCCAACTCAAAAAATAATACCAAATTAATTTCATCTAAAACAACCAAATCATACTCTCCCGAACTAACCGCCGCCAAAGCTTCCTTTAAGCCATCTTTAATCATATTAACATATTCAATCGGTGGATTAGACGGTTTATAAAAAACAACTTCTGAGTCTAGCCGTTCTGGATTAATCTGACATTGGTCAGTAGCAATAAAAAAAGGCTTGCCAAAAGTTTTACAAACTAATTGCGGATAAAAAGATTCCAAAATTTTATGTTCGCTATATTCTTTATTCTTCATAAATTGCAGCAAGCAAACTTTCTTTCCGGCTCCTAACGCCCTGATAGTAAGACCAATAGCAGCTGTCGTTTTCCCCTTGCCATCCCCAGTGTAGACTTGCACATAACCTTGTTCTTTCATCCCAGCACCTCATTTCATTAAAATTATAGCTTAATTTTGTGTTTTTTTCATTAAAGTTATCTTAATTTTGTATTAAAAAAGAAGCAATCTAACAATTGCTTCTTTCCAATTTAATAAATTATATTGATTTAAGTACACTATAACTAAAACTACTAGGAATTGTTTGTTCAATCAACTTACTATTATCTTTGGATTTACTATAAACCCTACAAGCAACTACTTTCTTTAACTTGCTATTAAAACAAATACTAGTATTAACTTCTAAATTATAAGACCTCATCTTATCAGCAAAAACCTTGCCGGAATTGACGTCTTTTGATACAACCTCATAGACAAATAGCTTATCCTTAGTGAGATAATTTAATATCATCGGTGGTAAATAATTACCCAAAAATGTCGCTACAAAAATTGTCAAATATACAAATTCTCCACTTTGTTGTGCGGTATAAATAAAACATACCACACCTAGCGACGCACAAATTGCTCCTAAAAAATATTTATCTTTATAAATACAAATTGTTTTCAATACGCCAAAAGCACAATCAAATAATTTTACTAAAAAAAGTAATATTAAAGATATCAAAATACTAATTACTACATTACCAACTTTCCTTATATTGCGAATTTAAATAACAGAACTTCTTTCACAGCATCTTAAAGAAATATACCAGCATTTTCTATTTAAATTCATTACATTATTATAACACAGAAATAATTTTTGTCAATAAAAATACTTAGACTAATTTAGCCTAAGTATTTTTCCTTATTTTAATAATTCATCAATTTTTTCTCTGTCAAAACCAACGACAAAATCATTGTTTATTTCAATCACCGGTACATTACGTTGTTTTGACAAATTAAGCATTGCTTGGAACCCTTGTTCATCTTCCTCAACATTAATTTCTTGATAATCTACCCCTTTTTGGTCTAAATAAGCTTTAACCTTTTTACACCAAGGACATTCATTAA is from Negativicutes bacterium and encodes:
- a CDS encoding arsenate reductase ArsC — translated: MKKVAFICVHNSCRSQMAEALARVIGLEVLEAYSAGTETKPQINQDAVMVMKELGIDMEINQSSKLLSDIPEVDIVITMGCNVVCPMIKSSYREDWGLEDPSGKGLAEFRQTRNIIKNKVDSLVTRIKNNLL
- a CDS encoding cob(I)yrinic acid a,c-diamide adenosyltransferase, coding for MKEQGYVQVYTGDGKGKTTAAIGLTIRALGAGKKVCLLQFMKNKEYSEHKILESFYPQLVCKTFGKPFFIATDQCQINPERLDSEVVFYKPSNPPIEYVNMIKDGLKEALAAVSSGEYDLVVLDEINLVLFFELAKWEALKAILDARKPEVELVLTGRKADQRLLACADLVTDMQEAKHYYAEGVQGRLGIEL
- a CDS encoding metallophosphoesterase, translated to MNFFVLVIGLYLLISYVLIKLLGLISDVYKNRLVIGFYWCLNFFVLSGLFFLRFREIDNISLAVGKLFFTYISLQFMALLLSPLALLIEKILSINSNNTFDDTKRNLLKKIAIAVPTFSLGVSLYGVYNESENIKINTLKLEVEAKAKGLSDFKIIQLSDIHLGLFFSMEKLEACLKLIQAEQADLLVITGDLIDDLSLLTPTITLLEQYQQYFDKIVISWGNHEHIRNFKLIEQAFKDSEITVLCNENYQINQKLYLLGVDYPFDNSKLNRSNMLNLAQKDIPQEALKVLLSHHPAFIEESFENNIALTLAGHTHGGQFPGFAQMMALRYKYYKGLYKKGDLYGYVNVGLGHWMPFRLGCRPEITIFILK
- a CDS encoding glutathione S-transferase N-terminal domain-containing protein; the encoded protein is MVKVYSINECPWCKKVKAYLDQKGVDYQEINVEEDEQGFQAMLNLSKQRNVPVIEINNDFVVGFDREKIDELLK